A DNA window from Novosphingobium sp. RL4 contains the following coding sequences:
- a CDS encoding FliH/SctL family protein codes for MSDLAFSRRTEPGRASARLLDTLARPPRHQVPGIQPEGFKADARFGSKAQAPSPHEPDPAPAAPESESGDPVAEAFSHGFAVGHEQASHEARLRAETDEAAREKLSLAFARLDEVLEEELRLRLRDTVSALCESAIAPLAIDPDALLRRVSVAVSMLTRAEDERLVRLHPEDLRLVSSRLSAEWQVQPDTTLERGTVRVETATGGVEDGPANWRRAIAEALHRC; via the coding sequence ATGTCTGACCTCGCCTTCTCCCGCCGGACCGAACCGGGCCGGGCCTCCGCAAGGCTGCTCGATACGCTGGCCCGGCCGCCCCGTCATCAGGTTCCCGGAATCCAGCCCGAGGGTTTCAAGGCGGATGCCCGCTTCGGCAGCAAGGCGCAGGCCCCTTCCCCGCACGAACCGGATCCGGCCCCTGCTGCCCCGGAAAGCGAAAGCGGCGATCCCGTTGCGGAGGCCTTCAGCCATGGCTTCGCGGTGGGCCACGAACAGGCCTCGCACGAAGCCCGGCTTCGTGCCGAAACCGACGAAGCCGCGCGGGAAAAGCTCTCTCTCGCATTCGCGCGTCTCGACGAGGTGCTGGAGGAGGAACTGCGCCTGCGCCTGCGAGACACGGTGTCCGCCCTGTGCGAATCCGCCATCGCGCCGCTGGCGATCGATCCCGATGCCCTCCTGCGCAGGGTGAGCGTGGCGGTTTCCATGCTGACCCGCGCCGAGGACGAGCGGCTCGTCCGGCTCCACCCCGAAGACCTCAGGCTTGTCTCCTCCCGCCTTTCGGCCGAATGGCAGGTCCAGCCCGATACCACGCTCGAACGCGGAACCGTTCGTGTCGAAACGGCGACCGGCGGCGTCGAGGACGGTCCCGCCAACTGGCGCCGCGCCATCGCCGAGGCGCTTCACCGGTGCTGA
- a CDS encoding DUF1489 domain-containing protein codes for MPLHMTKIAFSAESPADLRAWLESHEAIGEARLTTRYLPKRQEEMVGGSLYWIYEHALIGRSPILGFEQREDGRWHIRLAPSLIPVVTQPKRAHQGWRYLAEEQAPRDLGEGESAGDAMPPALARELAKLGLV; via the coding sequence ATGCCGCTGCACATGACCAAGATCGCCTTTTCCGCCGAGAGCCCGGCGGACTTGCGCGCCTGGCTGGAGAGCCACGAAGCGATCGGTGAAGCCCGCCTGACCACCCGCTACCTGCCCAAGCGGCAGGAAGAGATGGTCGGCGGCTCGCTCTACTGGATCTACGAACATGCGCTGATCGGCCGCTCGCCCATCCTCGGGTTCGAGCAACGCGAGGACGGGCGCTGGCACATCCGCCTCGCCCCCAGCCTGATCCCGGTCGTCACCCAGCCCAAGCGCGCCCATCAGGGGTGGCGCTATCTTGCCGAGGAACAGGCCCCGCGCGACCTTGGCGAGGGCGAGAGCGCCGGCGATGCCATGCCCCCTGCGCTCGCCCGCGAACTGGCCAAGCTGGGACTGGTCTGA
- a CDS encoding flagellar basal body-associated FliL family protein, with translation MNEKAAQDAPAAKKGKLGLILVALAMLVVGGGGVLALVMSGIIGGNHAENREDNQPKLIRKGEDDPYMPKAEGEGEGAAVPEVEGDGGDPYRTAYFTFSDDFTSNLKDSDALVQLSLACSTRRDGRVLMWLKKHELAIRSALLEILADTPEDDVYTLPGKDRLEKRMTAAINNVLIQKEGFGGIDGVYFRTFIIQ, from the coding sequence GTGAACGAGAAGGCAGCACAGGACGCGCCGGCCGCGAAGAAGGGCAAGCTTGGGCTCATTCTCGTGGCGCTCGCCATGCTGGTGGTGGGGGGAGGCGGGGTTCTCGCGCTTGTGATGTCCGGCATAATCGGCGGAAATCATGCGGAAAATCGCGAGGACAACCAGCCCAAGCTGATCCGCAAGGGCGAGGATGACCCCTATATGCCCAAGGCCGAGGGCGAGGGAGAAGGCGCCGCCGTGCCCGAAGTGGAAGGCGATGGCGGCGATCCCTATCGCACCGCCTACTTCACGTTTTCCGACGATTTCACCTCGAATCTCAAGGATTCGGATGCGCTCGTGCAGCTCAGCCTGGCCTGCTCGACCCGGCGTGACGGGCGCGTGCTGATGTGGCTCAAGAAGCATGAACTGGCGATCCGATCCGCCCTGCTGGAGATCCTCGCCGATACGCCCGAGGATGACGTCTACACCCTCCCCGGCAAGGACCGGCTGGAGAAACGGATGACGGCCGCCATAAACAACGTATTGATTCAAAAGGAAGGTTTTGGCGGCATCGACGGCGTCTACTTCCGCACCTTCATCATCCAGTGA
- a CDS encoding DUF2490 domain-containing protein, whose product MRRASPIRLASRFAMAFASFLPVAAAAETREDEQVWVNLTAMGPISGDVVYFAELQPRMGDGASRLDQLLLRGAVGLKLSPSVTLYQGYAHVVVPVDGGRDVNEERSFQQLNWFMGRPLGGELTSRTRLEQRWRSDGSDTGWRLREMLRYEKPLQPGSNAVNALVYAEGFLALNDTDWGARGGFDQLRSFVGVELGVKEATTVELGYLNQVIDQSRGRTRVNHVASVSLFFRH is encoded by the coding sequence ATGCGCCGCGCTTCCCCCATCCGCCTCGCCAGCCGTTTCGCCATGGCTTTCGCCTCGTTCCTGCCGGTAGCCGCCGCTGCCGAAACGCGGGAGGACGAACAGGTCTGGGTCAATCTTACGGCGATGGGGCCGATCTCGGGCGATGTCGTCTACTTCGCCGAGCTTCAGCCGCGCATGGGTGATGGAGCCTCGCGGCTGGACCAGCTCCTGCTGCGCGGGGCGGTGGGCCTGAAGCTTTCTCCCTCCGTCACGCTCTATCAGGGCTATGCCCATGTCGTGGTGCCGGTGGACGGCGGCAGGGACGTGAACGAGGAGCGTAGCTTCCAGCAGCTCAACTGGTTCATGGGCAGGCCGCTGGGCGGCGAACTCACCTCACGTACGCGGCTGGAGCAGCGCTGGCGTTCGGACGGCAGCGATACCGGCTGGCGCCTGCGCGAGATGCTGCGTTACGAAAAGCCGCTGCAGCCCGGAAGCAATGCCGTGAACGCGCTGGTCTATGCCGAAGGCTTCCTTGCGCTCAACGACACGGATTGGGGCGCGCGCGGCGGCTTCGATCAGCTCCGCTCCTTCGTGGGCGTGGAACTGGGCGTGAAGGAGGCGACGACCGTGGAACTGGGCTATCTCAACCAGGTGATAGACCAGAGCCGGGGCCGGACGCGAGTGAACCACGTCGCCTCGGTGTCCCTGTTCTTCCGTCACTGA
- a CDS encoding FliI/YscN family ATPase: protein MLKLWEPILADLAAEPLDLAPRRFGLVAACDGGLLEVSGLSVPVGAMCRVSHAPGKSLAAEVIGFRNGRTMMMLLGDMILLRPGARVWAEGRPGLLPVGESFLGRAVDGEGLPIDGGFPIHSRLEWPSGGVRTSALDRSPVRLPFDTGVRALNALTTFGVGQRIGVMAGSGVGKSVLIDMIARGASAEVVVVGLIGERAREVSDFVERHMQAEKKDKTIVVAVPADHAPNLRLRGAMLATAMAEHFRARGRRVLLIMDSLTRVAHAAREIGLLLGEPGAARGYPPSALATITKLVERAGNSAASGGSVTGLYTVLADGDNQDDPVVDTARSILDGHIVLSRDLAQRGQYPAVDIAASLSRVMNDIVPAGHQQLARQFRALIAGYEANRDLVLMGAYRAGADPQLDRAIAMHDRLTDFLSQPQGEIVDLAASADALAVLLGT from the coding sequence GTGCTGAAGCTCTGGGAACCGATCCTCGCCGATCTCGCAGCGGAACCGCTGGACCTCGCGCCCCGTCGCTTCGGCCTTGTCGCCGCCTGCGACGGCGGGCTTCTGGAAGTGAGCGGCCTTTCCGTGCCGGTGGGGGCGATGTGCCGCGTCTCCCACGCGCCGGGCAAGTCGCTCGCCGCCGAAGTGATCGGCTTCCGCAACGGGCGGACGATGATGATGCTGCTCGGCGACATGATCCTGCTGCGGCCCGGCGCGCGGGTCTGGGCGGAAGGGCGGCCCGGACTGTTGCCGGTGGGGGAATCCTTCCTCGGCCGCGCGGTGGATGGCGAAGGGTTGCCGATCGACGGCGGCTTTCCGATCCACAGCCGCCTGGAATGGCCGTCCGGCGGCGTGCGCACCTCCGCGCTCGACCGCAGCCCGGTGCGCCTGCCTTTCGACACCGGCGTGCGCGCGCTCAATGCGCTTACCACATTCGGCGTCGGCCAGCGTATCGGCGTGATGGCGGGCTCCGGCGTCGGCAAGTCGGTGCTGATCGACATGATCGCGCGCGGCGCATCGGCCGAAGTCGTGGTGGTCGGCCTGATCGGCGAACGCGCGCGCGAGGTCTCGGATTTCGTCGAGCGGCACATGCAGGCGGAGAAGAAGGACAAGACCATCGTCGTCGCCGTGCCCGCCGACCATGCCCCCAACCTGCGCCTGCGCGGCGCGATGCTGGCAACCGCGATGGCGGAGCATTTCCGCGCGCGCGGACGGCGGGTGCTGCTCATCATGGACAGCCTCACCCGCGTCGCCCATGCCGCGCGCGAGATCGGCCTGTTGCTCGGCGAACCGGGCGCGGCACGCGGCTATCCGCCCTCGGCGCTGGCCACGATCACCAAGCTGGTGGAGCGCGCGGGCAATTCCGCCGCATCGGGCGGCTCGGTGACGGGGCTCTACACCGTGCTGGCCGATGGCGACAATCAGGACGATCCGGTGGTCGACACCGCACGCTCGATCCTCGACGGGCACATCGTGCTTTCGCGCGACCTTGCCCAGCGCGGGCAATATCCCGCCGTGGACATTGCCGCCTCGCTCAGCCGCGTGATGAACGACATCGTTCCCGCCGGGCACCAGCAGCTTGCCCGCCAGTTCCGCGCGCTCATCGCCGGATACGAGGCCAACCGCGACCTCGTACTGATGGGCGCCTATCGCGCCGGAGCCGATCCGCAGCTCGACCGCGCCATCGCCATGCACGACCGGCTGACGGACTTCCTCAGCCAGCCGCAGGGCGAGATCGTCGATCTTGCCGCCAGCGCCGACGCGCTGGCCGTCTTGCTCGGTACCTGA
- a CDS encoding FliM/FliN family flagellar motor switch protein, translating into MASGPALAELVPALVLIGERLTRALAIGLARLSGTDAPIVRAGMPMDATLSSLQGEIEGLAAHTLMVLGPAALPLLATFEAAPVFRLVDRAFGGPGEVPAPLPESFPLSAELLLAHIESCVAEALTFAFGARDDHRVRPLRRDTSLRQLDPFAPGADLLTLSLDIEEPEMPPWSLLLAIPVATLAEAVAAPRREAKGGPRRFAAPEPTDEPFASMPLEVTAVLVDMRLSMARLSALRTGDVLPVAVARSVPLQVGGRTLASGTIGELDDRVAVQITHAF; encoded by the coding sequence GTGGCATCCGGCCCGGCGCTGGCCGAACTGGTGCCCGCGCTGGTCCTGATCGGCGAGCGTCTCACCCGCGCACTGGCCATCGGCCTGGCCAGGCTGTCAGGCACCGATGCGCCTATCGTGCGCGCGGGGATGCCGATGGACGCCACGCTTTCCTCCCTCCAGGGCGAGATCGAGGGGCTGGCCGCGCATACGCTGATGGTGCTCGGCCCCGCCGCGCTTCCGCTGCTGGCGACGTTCGAGGCCGCCCCGGTATTCCGCCTCGTCGACCGGGCTTTCGGCGGCCCCGGCGAAGTGCCCGCGCCGCTGCCCGAGAGTTTTCCGCTGTCCGCCGAACTGCTGCTCGCCCATATCGAAAGCTGCGTGGCCGAGGCGCTGACTTTTGCCTTCGGGGCTCGGGACGATCACCGCGTGCGCCCGCTGCGCCGCGACACCAGCCTGCGCCAGCTCGATCCCTTCGCGCCCGGCGCCGACCTGCTCACCCTTTCGCTCGATATCGAGGAGCCGGAAATGCCGCCCTGGTCGCTGCTGCTCGCCATTCCCGTGGCGACGCTGGCGGAAGCGGTGGCGGCGCCGCGCAGGGAGGCGAAAGGCGGGCCGCGCCGCTTCGCCGCGCCCGAGCCGACCGACGAACCCTTCGCCTCGATGCCGCTGGAAGTGACCGCGGTGCTGGTCGACATGCGCCTCTCCATGGCCCGTCTTTCCGCGCTGCGCACCGGCGACGTGCTGCCGGTGGCGGTGGCGCGCAGCGTCCCCCTGCAAGTCGGCGGCCGCACCCTTGCCAGCGGCACCATCGGCGAACTCGACGACCGCGTCGCGGTCCAGATCACGCACGCGTTCTGA
- the fliG gene encoding flagellar motor switch protein FliG, giving the protein MSEPPTPPPATSDLPAADNAAIMMMLLDEDQTSRILSELEPEELRRLGEKMCALGEIGPDVIAEAIAGFVSRTEALGLVAHDRVGQVRGMFARAVGEVKADNMMRRILPGAAPHSTLELARWLTPESLVPLVRGEHPQAIAVLLVQLDPEVAAAVLHALPAESQPEIVHRIATLGPVSPQAIMMLEELLARRITECHGQRPLTIGGAREAAEIINGVGKVVEKRVLGELTRRDKLLARRIEDEMFKFEHLFVLDPKSMGTLLRDVPNDSLIDALKGVSEDEREHFFRAMSSRAADGVKDEIVARGRTRLADVVAAQKEIVAIARRLAADGAIAFGSGDDDYV; this is encoded by the coding sequence ATGAGCGAACCTCCAACCCCGCCCCCCGCCACGTCAGACCTGCCCGCCGCCGACAATGCCGCGATCATGATGATGCTGCTCGACGAGGACCAGACAAGCCGCATCCTCTCCGAACTCGAACCGGAAGAATTGCGCCGTCTTGGCGAGAAGATGTGCGCGCTCGGCGAGATCGGGCCGGACGTGATCGCGGAGGCCATCGCCGGATTCGTCTCCCGGACCGAGGCGCTCGGCCTCGTCGCGCATGACCGGGTGGGGCAAGTGCGCGGCATGTTCGCCAGAGCGGTGGGCGAGGTGAAGGCGGACAACATGATGCGCCGCATCCTGCCCGGCGCCGCGCCGCATTCGACCCTCGAACTCGCACGCTGGCTCACGCCTGAATCGCTGGTTCCGCTGGTGCGCGGCGAACATCCGCAGGCCATCGCCGTGCTGCTGGTGCAGCTCGATCCCGAAGTGGCCGCCGCCGTGCTTCATGCCCTGCCCGCCGAATCCCAGCCCGAGATCGTCCACCGCATCGCCACGCTCGGCCCGGTTTCGCCGCAGGCCATCATGATGCTGGAGGAACTGCTTGCCCGCCGCATCACCGAATGCCACGGCCAGCGCCCGCTCACCATCGGCGGCGCGCGCGAGGCCGCCGAGATCATCAACGGTGTCGGCAAGGTCGTGGAAAAGCGCGTGCTGGGCGAACTGACCCGCCGCGACAAGCTGCTGGCCCGGCGCATCGAGGACGAGATGTTCAAGTTCGAGCATCTCTTCGTGCTTGATCCCAAGTCCATGGGCACGCTGCTGCGCGACGTGCCCAACGATTCGCTGATCGATGCATTGAAAGGCGTGAGCGAGGACGAGCGCGAGCACTTCTTCCGCGCCATGTCGAGCCGCGCCGCGGACGGCGTGAAGGACGAGATCGTCGCACGGGGGCGGACACGCCTGGCCGACGTGGTTGCCGCGCAGAAGGAGATCGTGGCCATCGCCCGCCGCCTTGCCGCGGACGGCGCGATAGCCTTCGGGTCGGGAGACGACGACTATGTCTGA
- a CDS encoding flagellar biosynthetic protein FliO, with translation MLWYVLKLIVLLPLIGLLAWGCLLLARRMQERAGLNAGTRSLRVVETMMLSPTQRLAVIAFHDREILVAATRHGLTRLAEAPARPDFDALMAARTPEP, from the coding sequence ATGCTCTGGTATGTGCTCAAGCTGATCGTGCTGCTGCCGCTGATCGGCCTGCTGGCATGGGGCTGCCTGCTGCTGGCGCGGCGGATGCAGGAACGCGCCGGGCTGAACGCGGGCACCCGTTCGCTGCGCGTGGTGGAAACCATGATGCTTTCGCCCACCCAGCGCCTTGCCGTGATCGCCTTCCACGACCGCGAGATCCTCGTCGCCGCGACCCGACACGGCCTGACCCGCCTTGCCGAAGCGCCCGCGCGCCCGGATTTCGATGCGCTCATGGCCGCAAGGACGCCCGAGCCATGA
- the fliF gene encoding flagellar basal-body MS-ring/collar protein FliF translates to MADLVPAAADGGARLPATTSMFAPFTDRSGGSVLTRLGTFTAQPAVKKMLPAFIGLAAVGGALLAWTMLAPSSQRVLYAQLGDADRAGVAAALDQAGIDYRIDNRTGALTVGEGDFYKARMLVASDGALATPESGDQMLDKLPMGASRTLEGERLRSAREHDLQLTIGEIDGVESVRVHVAEGEKSVFVRDNVPPTASVMVRLKAGRQLSESQVSAIVNLVAGSVPGLSPDAVKVVDQHGQLLSQGGGAQSDRLDLQSRMEAKIREQVSQLLSPVLGADNFTTEAQVALDMDEVTSARESYDKDGVVRTETQEQSQSTGTAPAAGVPGVLSNTPPPATQARPGPPQGTQPAPAATPPSNGESSSSRTYELGRQVSVANTRPGGVRRISVAVAIKADAMKGARAQEAQDIQSLVSAAVGADPQRGDQVKVVVRRFEQESGETLPFYEAPWFAMVVRNGAALLAVLMVLLLGVRPLIAAMRGEKAPPKGRKRRKSGAAADEEDRDDAVQLALERALERPLDAVPLAGALPHRPEIPGADGLDIDLRRADLLSRQVNLAQRLVSEKPDSAVAALRQMINEPAPDGQPGPEASGRAKAA, encoded by the coding sequence ATGGCCGACCTCGTACCCGCGGCCGCCGATGGCGGCGCCCGGCTTCCCGCCACCACCTCCATGTTCGCGCCATTCACCGATCGTTCCGGCGGCTCGGTGCTGACACGCCTCGGCACATTCACCGCGCAACCGGCGGTGAAGAAGATGCTGCCTGCCTTCATCGGGCTTGCCGCCGTGGGCGGGGCGCTGCTGGCGTGGACCATGCTGGCCCCGTCATCGCAGCGCGTGCTCTACGCTCAGCTCGGCGATGCCGACCGCGCCGGTGTCGCCGCGGCGCTGGACCAGGCGGGGATCGACTACCGGATAGACAACCGGACCGGCGCTCTCACCGTGGGCGAAGGCGATTTCTACAAGGCGCGGATGCTCGTGGCCTCCGACGGCGCACTGGCTACGCCCGAGAGCGGCGACCAGATGCTCGACAAGCTGCCGATGGGCGCCAGCCGCACGCTGGAAGGCGAGCGCCTGCGTTCCGCCCGCGAGCATGACCTGCAACTGACCATCGGCGAGATCGACGGCGTGGAATCCGTGCGCGTCCACGTTGCCGAGGGCGAGAAGTCCGTGTTCGTGCGTGACAACGTGCCGCCCACCGCCTCGGTGATGGTGCGGCTGAAGGCCGGGCGCCAGCTTTCCGAGAGCCAGGTCTCCGCCATCGTCAACCTCGTCGCCGGCTCGGTGCCGGGCCTTTCCCCCGATGCGGTGAAAGTGGTGGACCAGCACGGCCAGCTCCTCTCGCAGGGGGGCGGCGCGCAGTCCGACCGGCTCGACCTGCAATCGCGCATGGAGGCGAAGATCCGCGAGCAGGTCTCGCAATTGCTCAGCCCCGTGCTCGGCGCCGACAACTTCACCACCGAGGCGCAAGTGGCGCTCGACATGGACGAGGTGACCTCGGCCCGCGAAAGCTACGACAAGGACGGCGTGGTCCGCACCGAGACTCAGGAACAGTCGCAATCGACCGGTACGGCGCCGGCTGCCGGGGTGCCCGGCGTGCTGTCCAACACGCCGCCCCCCGCAACCCAGGCCCGCCCCGGCCCGCCGCAGGGCACGCAGCCCGCACCCGCCGCCACGCCGCCCAGCAACGGCGAATCCTCCTCCAGCCGCACTTACGAACTGGGCCGCCAGGTCTCTGTCGCCAATACCCGGCCTGGCGGGGTCCGGCGGATTTCCGTGGCGGTGGCCATCAAGGCGGACGCCATGAAAGGCGCGCGCGCGCAGGAGGCGCAGGACATCCAGTCGCTGGTGAGCGCGGCCGTGGGCGCCGATCCCCAGCGCGGCGATCAGGTCAAGGTCGTCGTGCGGCGGTTCGAGCAGGAAAGCGGCGAGACCCTGCCCTTCTACGAGGCCCCGTGGTTCGCCATGGTCGTGCGCAACGGCGCCGCATTGCTGGCGGTGCTGATGGTCCTGCTGCTTGGCGTTCGTCCGCTGATCGCGGCGATGCGCGGTGAAAAGGCCCCGCCGAAGGGACGGAAGCGGCGCAAGTCCGGCGCCGCCGCCGACGAGGAAGACCGGGACGATGCCGTCCAGCTCGCCCTCGAACGTGCGCTGGAGCGTCCGCTGGACGCCGTGCCGCTCGCCGGGGCCCTGCCGCACCGCCCGGAAATCCCCGGCGCCGACGGGCTCGACATCGACTTGCGCCGGGCCGACCTGCTTTCCCGCCAGGTCAACCTCGCCCAGCGCCTCGTTTCCGAAAAGCCCGACAGCGCGGTGGCGGCGCTGCGCCAGATGATCAACGAGCCCGCCCCTGACGGCCAACCGGGACCGGAAGCATCCGGGCGGGCGAAAGCGGCCTGA
- the fliE gene encoding flagellar hook-basal body complex protein FliE: protein MSAIPALSANAGGIQQIMAMRQQIIQRSDLLQQIHAAQGAAPTAVGSAGTTAAPAQGFADTLKSAIDGVNAVQSRADGVTEAYQKGEVTDVAKVMLARQEAGVAFEATMQVRNKLLSAYQDIMRMGV, encoded by the coding sequence GTGAGCGCCATCCCCGCCCTTTCCGCCAACGCGGGCGGTATCCAGCAGATCATGGCCATGCGCCAGCAGATCATCCAGCGCAGCGACCTGCTCCAGCAAATTCACGCCGCCCAGGGCGCGGCGCCCACCGCGGTCGGCTCTGCCGGGACGACGGCGGCTCCGGCGCAGGGGTTCGCCGATACGCTGAAGTCCGCGATCGACGGTGTGAACGCGGTCCAGTCCCGCGCCGACGGCGTGACCGAAGCCTACCAGAAGGGCGAAGTCACCGATGTCGCCAAGGTCATGCTCGCGCGGCAGGAGGCCGGCGTCGCCTTCGAAGCGACCATGCAGGTGCGCAACAAGCTGCTGTCCGCCTACCAGGACATCATGCGGATGGGAGTCTGA
- the fliN gene encoding flagellar motor switch protein FliN, giving the protein MNIHPRGLDFLRDVDVRLTVELGRTQMKLKDVLALGPESVVVLDRLTDELLDVLVNGKPIARGEVVSHNGRFGLRIVEIVGQEAEAGGGAADDALSPALPDGEEGQS; this is encoded by the coding sequence ATGAACATCCATCCCCGCGGCCTCGACTTCCTGCGCGATGTCGACGTGCGCCTGACCGTGGAACTGGGCCGCACCCAGATGAAGCTGAAGGACGTGCTCGCGCTCGGCCCGGAAAGCGTCGTCGTGCTTGACCGGCTGACCGACGAACTGCTCGACGTGCTGGTCAACGGCAAGCCCATCGCGCGCGGCGAGGTGGTTTCGCACAACGGCCGCTTCGGTCTCAGGATCGTCGAGATCGTCGGGCAGGAAGCGGAAGCGGGGGGCGGGGCGGCTGACGACGCGCTTTCCCCCGCCCTGCCCGATGGCGAGGAAGGCCAGTCCTGA
- a CDS encoding flagellin translates to MSVINTNISAIRAANASNSANKMLGTAMERLSTGKRINSAKDDAAGLAISTSMTAQVRGMSQGIRNANDGISLAQTAEGALSEVSNMLQRVRELAIQSASGTYQDSDRTAMQSEVTALTSQIDDILSDTTFNGNTLFSTTSGSDVTFDIQTGANSGETITLTSSAIDGTNIDASALDVSSASAASDTIDSVDLALADVNKTRASLGAGQNRLESAVNNLTNNVTNLSDARSRIEDADYSSETTQMAKAQILSQASTAMIAQANQSQQNVLSLLR, encoded by the coding sequence ATGTCCGTCATCAACACCAACATCAGCGCGATTCGCGCCGCCAATGCGTCGAATTCCGCCAACAAGATGCTCGGCACCGCCATGGAGCGCCTGTCGACCGGCAAGCGCATCAATTCCGCCAAGGACGACGCCGCCGGCCTTGCCATCTCCACTTCGATGACCGCGCAGGTCCGCGGCATGAGCCAGGGCATCCGCAATGCCAATGACGGCATCTCGCTCGCCCAGACGGCGGAAGGTGCGCTTTCGGAAGTTTCCAACATGCTCCAGCGCGTTCGCGAACTGGCGATCCAGTCGGCCTCGGGCACGTACCAGGATTCGGATCGCACGGCGATGCAGTCGGAAGTGACGGCGCTGACCAGCCAGATCGACGATATCCTCTCGGATACGACCTTCAACGGCAACACGCTGTTCTCGACCACTTCGGGCAGCGACGTGACCTTCGACATCCAGACCGGCGCAAATTCGGGCGAGACGATCACGCTGACCTCCTCGGCGATCGACGGCACCAATATCGACGCTTCTGCGCTCGACGTCTCCTCGGCCTCGGCCGCTTCGGACACCATCGACAGCGTCGATCTCGCGCTGGCGGATGTGAACAAGACCCGCGCTTCGCTCGGCGCCGGCCAGAACCGACTGGAATCGGCGGTGAACAACCTCACCAACAACGTGACCAACCTGTCGGACGCGCGTTCGCGGATCGAGGATGCCGACTATTCGAGCGAGACCACGCAGATGGCCAAGGCCCAGATCCTGAGCCAGGCGTCCACGGCGATGATCGCGCAGGCCAACCAGAGCCAGCAGAACGTGCTGTCGCTGCTCCGCTAA
- a CDS encoding sigma-54 interaction domain-containing protein produces MVEPVFDTEFNRRHGPLAHRAVAIAGSLLDCSAIELRDGADASIGTISAMPTSRKVRLSRGAVPALSREGGSEIALTYADPVSEASLAMLLAAMAAPDEPIAADPESISVFALADRLANSDIPVLVNGPTGTGKEVLSRFIHNRSPRRSGPFIAVNCAAMPETMLEAMLFGHQKGAFTGATQSSEGFMRAADGGTLLLDEIAELPLSLQAKLLRALQEQEVVPIGSTRPIKVDIRVIACANRDLPTEVAEGRFRADLYYRLNVFPLTLRPLRERADDIAPLAFGMTLRHAPDPARVPCLNDAALALLRLHPWPGNVRELENVMRRALLLAHGKGTITPAHIVFDSPARLLPFAAGGGTGPGAMPGDGPESDGGRKLSSIVQNSEARAIAETLEACGGNRVRAARELGISERTLRYRLASLREAGIEIGRSAVGGIR; encoded by the coding sequence ATGGTCGAACCGGTTTTCGACACGGAATTTAATCGCCGGCACGGACCGCTCGCTCACCGGGCAGTGGCTATTGCCGGATCTTTGCTCGACTGTTCGGCGATCGAACTTCGGGACGGTGCGGACGCATCCATCGGCACGATTTCGGCCATGCCGACCTCGCGCAAGGTGCGGCTGTCGCGCGGCGCCGTGCCGGCGCTCTCACGCGAAGGCGGATCCGAAATCGCGCTGACTTACGCCGACCCCGTGAGCGAGGCGTCGCTCGCCATGCTGCTCGCCGCCATGGCTGCGCCTGACGAGCCGATCGCCGCCGATCCCGAGAGCATCTCGGTTTTCGCCCTGGCGGACCGTCTAGCGAACAGCGACATTCCCGTGCTCGTCAACGGGCCGACCGGCACCGGCAAGGAAGTGCTCAGCCGCTTCATCCACAACCGCAGCCCGCGCCGCAGCGGCCCGTTCATCGCGGTGAACTGCGCCGCCATGCCCGAAACCATGCTGGAGGCCATGCTGTTCGGCCACCAGAAGGGCGCCTTCACCGGCGCCACCCAGTCGAGCGAGGGCTTCATGCGCGCCGCGGACGGCGGCACCCTGCTACTGGACGAGATCGCCGAACTGCCGCTTTCCCTCCAGGCCAAGCTGCTGCGCGCCTTGCAGGAACAGGAAGTGGTGCCGATCGGCTCGACACGCCCGATCAAGGTGGACATTCGCGTGATCGCCTGCGCCAACCGCGACCTGCCGACCGAAGTGGCCGAAGGCCGCTTTCGCGCCGACCTCTATTACCGCCTCAACGTCTTCCCGCTCACCCTGCGCCCCTTGCGCGAGCGGGCGGACGATATCGCCCCGCTCGCCTTCGGCATGACCCTGCGCCATGCGCCCGATCCGGCACGCGTGCCCTGCCTGAACGATGCCGCGCTGGCCCTGCTGCGGCTTCACCCCTGGCCGGGCAACGTGCGCGAACTGGAGAACGTCATGCGCCGCGCCCTGTTGCTGGCACATGGCAAGGGCACGATCACGCCCGCGCACATCGTGTTCGACAGCCCGGCGCGCCTGCTTCCCTTCGCGGCAGGCGGCGGAACCGGCCCTGGCGCAATGCCGGGCGACGGCCCCGAAAGCGACGGCGGCCGCAAGCTGTCGAGCATCGTCCAGAACTCCGAGGCCCGCGCCATCGCCGAAACCCTTGAAGCCTGCGGCGGCAACCGCGTGCGCGCGGCGCGCGAGCTGGGCATTTCCGAGCGGACCCTGCGCTATCGCCTCGCTTCCCTGCGCGAAGCCGGCATCGAGATCGGCCGCAGCGCGGTGGGAGGCATCCGGTGA